A DNA window from Thermodesulfobacteriota bacterium contains the following coding sequences:
- a CDS encoding OmpH family outer membrane protein: MRLFLLVLCSLVFMSSLAYAQAKVGYVDLRRVVTDSRKGKAAFAAVESQFGPRGKTLENKRKSLEAMEQDFIKNAAVMNEASRKQKAEQIDRMKKDFTRSLEDFQYELKKKDFELSQTILDDIEGILKSIGQSGGYTVILESSSLVYGSPSADITDQVIKAYDAK, encoded by the coding sequence ATGAGATTATTTTTACTTGTTCTTTGTTCACTAGTATTTATGTCTAGCTTAGCCTACGCTCAGGCAAAGGTAGGTTATGTAGATCTTAGGAGAGTTGTTACAGATTCTAGAAAAGGAAAAGCAGCTTTTGCCGCTGTAGAATCACAATTTGGTCCTAGAGGTAAGACCCTGGAGAACAAAAGAAAATCACTTGAAGCTATGGAGCAGGATTTCATCAAAAATGCTGCTGTAATGAACGAAGCGTCAAGAAAACAAAAAGCTGAGCAGATCGATAGAATGAAGAAAGATTTCACTAGATCACTCGAAGACTTTCAGTATGAGCTGAAAAAGAAAGATTTTGAACTATCTCAGACCATTCTTGATGATATAGAAGGAATACTTAAATCTATAGGACAATCTGGCGGCTATACTGTTATTCTAGAGAGCAGTAGTCTGGTTTATGGAAGCCCATCAGCGGATATTACTGACCAAGTAATCAAAGCATACGACGCTAAGTAG
- the fabZ gene encoding 3-hydroxyacyl-ACP dehydratase FabZ, with product MDKDEIKSYIPHREPFLFVDKVIEFEPYKRIVAVKTFPKEQEFFKGHFPGHPVVPGVILTESLAQAAAVLMGASLEKDENAENIEGCYLMGLDKVKFRKVVNPEDVIELHAEVIKLRSKIVTFKADAYVSEAKVAEAEFMATFY from the coding sequence ATGGATAAAGATGAAATAAAAAGCTATATACCGCACAGGGAACCTTTTCTGTTTGTTGATAAAGTAATAGAGTTTGAGCCTTATAAAAGAATAGTTGCTGTAAAAACTTTTCCCAAGGAACAAGAATTCTTCAAAGGCCATTTCCCTGGACACCCAGTAGTACCAGGGGTAATATTAACTGAGTCGTTAGCGCAGGCTGCGGCTGTATTAATGGGGGCTTCTTTAGAAAAAGATGAGAATGCAGAAAATATAGAGGGATGTTACTTAATGGGCCTGGACAAAGTAAAGTTTAGAAAAGTAGTTAATCCGGAAGATGTGATTGAGCTTCATGCGGAAGTAATTAAACTCCGTTCAAAGATTGTTACTTTTAAAGCTGACGCCTATGTAAGTGAAGCAAAAGTTGCTGAGGCCGAGTTTATGGCTACATTCTATTAA